aacagagttaaagaaacagaggaatttTACCTACAACCATCAATAAATGGTAAGGAAGgttaaaacaaacaagaaacagaggagcttGACCTAGAACCATCAATTAGTGATATCAGACTGGAGTTTCAGACAACGTCTCTGAAATCAAACGGAGTTTCAGCAGCCAAAGCCTTAGCTTTCTGTTTCTTCAGATCAGATTCTAAATCCGACAAGTTCAGCTTTCTCTTCTTGACTTGTTCCTCAAGTTCTCTGATCCGAACATCAATGGCCcgttttttctccttcttcaagaAAGCTTCGTCCAGTTTCTCACGCAACCACTGCAACTTCAAGCCAGCTTTTGTTAGATCCAGAACCGTTCGATCAGCTTTCTCTAGATTGTCCATTGTGAGATCCTTAGGCGATGATTGGCACAGTGTCATAATTAGGTCGAGAAGAACCCCCATGTACGCATTTTTGAGCTGTTGGTTTTTTATACTGAAATCTGATGCAATGTCTGGATGTTTTTCAAATATTGCCTTCACCTGGCTTACCTGTTCAACAAGAAAGGTCAAACCGTTTTCTTACACTCGACTTGAGAAGATTAGAGTTTTTATTTGTAAAGTTTCATGCTTTGTTACCTGCGAATCAAGAATCTGAAACCCATTGACTTCAACAACTTCAACAACTTCATTACCATCCTCTGAGGACTCCGACCATTCTTCAGATGAGGATGAGTATCTCTGTTCTTCATCGCTAGATTCACTACTCTCTGTGTTCCTCCTCACCATTGATTCcgaagaaaaatatttcaatttcaaaaactGGAAATAGATAGCTGAGGATTAATTGATCTTTCAGTGTTGCAGCAAGGAATGGGGACAAGAGAGGATATTTATATTTGCAAAGTTAAGAGAGTGATATGAAGAAAGTGCATGCATTTGTGACTTGATACTCTTGTCATACATTACATATTAATAAACTGGTAAAATTCAATAACCAATGGATATTAATGTTGTCCATCCAATGGAGCCACTTTTTTTTGGCCAGCCGTGTGCCACACTCAGACATTACTCAAACTTAATGCTCAGAGCATTTATAATTTCATGGAATtcaatttgattatttgttaCTAGTATAAAATTTCACTGACTTGGAATACAAAAACGTTTACCATAAATGTGCGTAAGTCTTCAATAAATAGATGTGCTGCCTAGTATTTTTTTTCCGTTCGCAACCCTATATGTTCATTTATTGAAGCTCCCACAGTTACAATTAACCCTTTTTAATACGGAGCTCTCGggttgacaaacaaacaaaaattggagaTCTCATCGAACAGTGTCAAGAAAAGGGTAAATCTCATACCGAAAGTTACAAC
The Camelina sativa cultivar DH55 chromosome 6, Cs, whole genome shotgun sequence genome window above contains:
- the LOC104699207 gene encoding MATH domain and coiled-coil domain-containing protein At3g58280-like, which gives rise to MVRRNTESSESSDEEQRYSSSSEEWSESSEDGNEVVEVVEVNGFQILDSQVSQVKAIFEKHPDIASDFSIKNQQLKNAYMGVLLDLIMTLCQSSPKDLTMDNLEKADRTVLDLTKAGLKLQWLREKLDEAFLKKEKKRAIDVRIRELEEQVKKRKLNLSDLESDLKKQKAKALAAETPFDFRDVV